From a single Gavia stellata isolate bGavSte3 chromosome 15, bGavSte3.hap2, whole genome shotgun sequence genomic region:
- the MMP2 gene encoding 72 kDa type IV collagenase isoform X2, with protein sequence MKTHIVCGFVFKVLLIQVYLFNKILAAPSPIIKFPGDSTPKTDKELAVQYLNKYYGCPKDNCNLFVLKDTLKKMQKFFGLPETGDLDQNTIETMKKPRCGNPDVANYNFFPRKPKWEKNHITYRIIGYTPDLDPDTVDDAFARAFQVWSDVTPLRFNRINDGEADIMINFGRWEHGDGYPFDGKDGLLAHAFAPGPGIGGDSHFDDDELWTLGEGQVVRVKYGNADGEYCKFPFWFNGKEYNSCTDAGRSDGFLWCSTTKDFDADGKYGFCPHESLFTMGGNGDGQPCKFPFKFQGQSYDQCTTEGRTDGYRWCGTTEDYDRDKKYGFCPETAMSTVGGNSEGAPCVFPFIFLGNKYESCTSAGRNDGKLWCASTSSYDDDRKWGFCPDQGYSLFLVAAHEFGHAMGLEHSEDPGALMAPIYTYTKNFRLSQDDIKGIQELYGPGPGPGPRPTLGPVTPELCKHDIVFDGVAQIRGETFFFKDRFMWRTVNPRGKPTGPLLVATFWPDLPEKIDAVYEAPQDEKAVFFSGNEYWVYSASNLDRGYPKKLTSLGLPPDVQRVDAAFNWGRNKRTYIFAGDRYWKYNEEKKKMELASPKFIADSWNGVPDNLDAVLGLGDSGYTYFFKDQYYLQMEDKSLKIVKIGKINSDWLGC encoded by the exons ATGAAGACTCACATTGTCtgtggctttgtttttaaagtactaTTAATCCAAGTCTatctttttaacaaaattttaGCTGCACCGTCACCAATCATTAAGTTTCCTGGAGACAGCACTCCCAAAACAGACAAAGAACTAGCAGTG CAATACCTGAATAAATACTATGGGTGTCCAAAAGACAATTGCAATTTATTTGTCCTGAAAGATactttgaagaaaatgcagaagtttTTTGGGCTGCCTGAAACAGGAGATTTGGATCAAAATACTATTGAGACAATGAAGAAACCCCGCTGTGGTAACCCAGATGTAGCCAATTACAACTTCTTTCCAAGAAAgccaaaatgggaaaagaatcACATAACATACAG GATTATAGGCTATACCCCGGATTTGGATCCTGATACAGTAGATGATGCCTTTGCTCGAGCCTTTCAAGTCTGGAGTGATGTCACACCGCTGAGATTTAACCGAATAAATGACGGAGAAGCAGACATTATGATTAATTTTGGCCGATGGg AACATGGTGATGGCTACCCATTTGATGGCAAAGATGGTCTCCTGGCTCACGCCTTTGCACCGGGGCCAGGAATTGGAGGAGACTCCCATTTTGATGATGATGAACTGTGGACTCTTGGAGAGGGGCAAG TGGTTAGAGTGAAGTATGGAAATGCAGATGGTGAATACTGTAAATTTCCCTTCTGGTTCAATGGCAAGGAATACAACAGCTGCACAGACGCAGGACGCAGTGACGGATTCCTCTGGTGTTCCACAACCAAAGACTTTGATGCAGACGGCAAATACGGCTTTTGTCCCCATGAGT CACTTTTTACAATGGGTGGCAATGGTGACGGGCAGCCGTGCAAATTTCCCTTTAAATTTCAAGGCCAATCCTATGACCAGTGCACAACGGAGGGCAGGACAGATGGATACCGATGGTGTGGAACCACTGAAGACTATGATAGAGATAAGAAATATGGATTCTGTCCGGAGACTG CCATGTCAACAGTTGGTGGAAATTCAGAGGGAGCCCCTTGTGTATTCCCCTTCATCTTCCTTGGGAATAAGTACGAGTCCTGTACGAGCGCAGGTCGCAATGATGGCAAGCTGTGGTGCGCTTCTACCAGTAGCTATGATGATGACCGCAAGTGGGGCTTCTGTCCCGATCAAG GTTACAGTCTCTTCTTGGTTGCTGCTCATGAATTTGGCCACGCTATGGGATTAGAGCACTCTGAGGATCCAGGAGCTCTTATGGCCCCAATCTACACCTACACCAAGAACTTTCGACTTTCTCAGGATGACATTAAAGGGATCCAGGAGCTATATG GGCCAGGACCAGGGCCAGGCCCACGTCCAACCCTTGGACCTGTCACTCCAGAGCTCTGCAAGCACGATATTGTATTTGATGGAGTCGCACAAATTAGAGGAGAAACGTTTTTCTTCAAAGATAG aTTCATGTGGAGGACTGTAAACCCCCGAGGAAAACCCACAGGTCCTCTTCTTGTTGCTACATTCTGGCCTGATCTGCCAGAGAAAATTGATGCTGTCTACGAGGCCCCTCAGGACGAgaaggctgtatttttttcag GAAATGAGTACTGGGTTTATTCAGCCAGTAACTTGGACAGGGGCTATCCAAAGAAACTCACCAGCCTGGGACTACCCCCTGATGTGCAACGTGTTGATGCAGCTTTTAACTGGGGCAGAAACAAGAGGACATACATTTTTGCTGGAGACAGATACTGGAA GtacaatgaagaaaagaagaaaatggagctTGCATCCCCTAAATTCATTGCTGACTCTTGGAATGGAGTTCCAGATAACCTCGATGCTGTCCTGGGTCTTGGTGACAGTG
- the MMP2 gene encoding 72 kDa type IV collagenase isoform X1, producing MKTHIVCGFVFKVLLIQVYLFNKILAAPSPIIKFPGDSTPKTDKELAVQYLNKYYGCPKDNCNLFVLKDTLKKMQKFFGLPETGDLDQNTIETMKKPRCGNPDVANYNFFPRKPKWEKNHITYRIIGYTPDLDPDTVDDAFARAFQVWSDVTPLRFNRINDGEADIMINFGRWEHGDGYPFDGKDGLLAHAFAPGPGIGGDSHFDDDELWTLGEGQVVRVKYGNADGEYCKFPFWFNGKEYNSCTDAGRSDGFLWCSTTKDFDADGKYGFCPHESLFTMGGNGDGQPCKFPFKFQGQSYDQCTTEGRTDGYRWCGTTEDYDRDKKYGFCPETAMSTVGGNSEGAPCVFPFIFLGNKYESCTSAGRNDGKLWCASTSSYDDDRKWGFCPDQGYSLFLVAAHEFGHAMGLEHSEDPGALMAPIYTYTKNFRLSQDDIKGIQELYEVSTDVEPGPGPGPGPGPRPTLGPVTPELCKHDIVFDGVAQIRGETFFFKDRFMWRTVNPRGKPTGPLLVATFWPDLPEKIDAVYEAPQDEKAVFFSGNEYWVYSASNLDRGYPKKLTSLGLPPDVQRVDAAFNWGRNKRTYIFAGDRYWKYNEEKKKMELASPKFIADSWNGVPDNLDAVLGLGDSGYTYFFKDQYYLQMEDKSLKIVKIGKINSDWLGC from the exons ATGAAGACTCACATTGTCtgtggctttgtttttaaagtactaTTAATCCAAGTCTatctttttaacaaaattttaGCTGCACCGTCACCAATCATTAAGTTTCCTGGAGACAGCACTCCCAAAACAGACAAAGAACTAGCAGTG CAATACCTGAATAAATACTATGGGTGTCCAAAAGACAATTGCAATTTATTTGTCCTGAAAGATactttgaagaaaatgcagaagtttTTTGGGCTGCCTGAAACAGGAGATTTGGATCAAAATACTATTGAGACAATGAAGAAACCCCGCTGTGGTAACCCAGATGTAGCCAATTACAACTTCTTTCCAAGAAAgccaaaatgggaaaagaatcACATAACATACAG GATTATAGGCTATACCCCGGATTTGGATCCTGATACAGTAGATGATGCCTTTGCTCGAGCCTTTCAAGTCTGGAGTGATGTCACACCGCTGAGATTTAACCGAATAAATGACGGAGAAGCAGACATTATGATTAATTTTGGCCGATGGg AACATGGTGATGGCTACCCATTTGATGGCAAAGATGGTCTCCTGGCTCACGCCTTTGCACCGGGGCCAGGAATTGGAGGAGACTCCCATTTTGATGATGATGAACTGTGGACTCTTGGAGAGGGGCAAG TGGTTAGAGTGAAGTATGGAAATGCAGATGGTGAATACTGTAAATTTCCCTTCTGGTTCAATGGCAAGGAATACAACAGCTGCACAGACGCAGGACGCAGTGACGGATTCCTCTGGTGTTCCACAACCAAAGACTTTGATGCAGACGGCAAATACGGCTTTTGTCCCCATGAGT CACTTTTTACAATGGGTGGCAATGGTGACGGGCAGCCGTGCAAATTTCCCTTTAAATTTCAAGGCCAATCCTATGACCAGTGCACAACGGAGGGCAGGACAGATGGATACCGATGGTGTGGAACCACTGAAGACTATGATAGAGATAAGAAATATGGATTCTGTCCGGAGACTG CCATGTCAACAGTTGGTGGAAATTCAGAGGGAGCCCCTTGTGTATTCCCCTTCATCTTCCTTGGGAATAAGTACGAGTCCTGTACGAGCGCAGGTCGCAATGATGGCAAGCTGTGGTGCGCTTCTACCAGTAGCTATGATGATGACCGCAAGTGGGGCTTCTGTCCCGATCAAG GTTACAGTCTCTTCTTGGTTGCTGCTCATGAATTTGGCCACGCTATGGGATTAGAGCACTCTGAGGATCCAGGAGCTCTTATGGCCCCAATCTACACCTACACCAAGAACTTTCGACTTTCTCAGGATGACATTAAAGGGATCCAGGAGCTATATG AAGTATCGACCGATGTCGAACCTGGACCAGGGCCAGGACCAGGGCCAGGCCCACGTCCAACCCTTGGACCTGTCACTCCAGAGCTCTGCAAGCACGATATTGTATTTGATGGAGTCGCACAAATTAGAGGAGAAACGTTTTTCTTCAAAGATAG aTTCATGTGGAGGACTGTAAACCCCCGAGGAAAACCCACAGGTCCTCTTCTTGTTGCTACATTCTGGCCTGATCTGCCAGAGAAAATTGATGCTGTCTACGAGGCCCCTCAGGACGAgaaggctgtatttttttcag GAAATGAGTACTGGGTTTATTCAGCCAGTAACTTGGACAGGGGCTATCCAAAGAAACTCACCAGCCTGGGACTACCCCCTGATGTGCAACGTGTTGATGCAGCTTTTAACTGGGGCAGAAACAAGAGGACATACATTTTTGCTGGAGACAGATACTGGAA GtacaatgaagaaaagaagaaaatggagctTGCATCCCCTAAATTCATTGCTGACTCTTGGAATGGAGTTCCAGATAACCTCGATGCTGTCCTGGGTCTTGGTGACAGTG